The Sneathiella sp. P13V-1 genome includes a window with the following:
- the ubiB gene encoding 2-polyprenylphenol 6-hydroxylase — MKNSFSNILRLLYVIRVLAKYDALFLVDELDQAPVALKLARKMIPLFAFGGKPDKSLRRGERLALALQALGPSFIKLGQALSVRADLLGEEITEDLGNLRDRLPAFSYEEARKTVEQELGQSLREVFVSFEREPVAAASIAQVHFAEIEETAIVVDDKGEEREEPFRRKVAVKILRPGIEKAFERDIQLFYWIADLVERFQPDLRRLRPRKIVEILEQSVSLEMDLRLEAAAASEMAENFEGDEFFSVPAIDWQRTGQRVMTQGRVEGISLSNREALIEADIDLVDLSATVIRVFLDQVLRDGFFHADMHHGNLFVTPEGKLVAVDFGIMGRMDVETRLFMAEMLYAFLTGDYKRAAEVHFEAGYVPKNKSLDAFTQACRSIGEPILGKPVNEISIGRLLVQLFQITETFEMETQPQLLLLQKTMVTAEGVAHSMNPNVNFWEVSYPTVESWMRENMGPEAKVAQIVNDGLNFAKKLPALVSQADRLLQRLEEEAASQSENPRRRQSEGGSALAPLYFIAGIAVGISATLLYLVS, encoded by the coding sequence TTGAAGAACTCTTTTTCCAATATCCTGCGCCTTTTATATGTCATCCGTGTGTTGGCGAAATATGACGCGCTGTTTCTGGTGGATGAACTGGATCAGGCACCCGTTGCGTTAAAACTTGCCCGCAAAATGATTCCGCTTTTTGCCTTTGGTGGAAAACCTGACAAATCCTTGCGCCGCGGGGAACGTCTTGCCCTTGCGTTGCAGGCACTGGGTCCAAGTTTTATTAAATTGGGGCAGGCTTTATCTGTTCGGGCGGATTTGCTGGGTGAAGAAATCACCGAGGATTTGGGCAATCTCCGGGATCGCCTGCCTGCCTTTTCCTATGAAGAGGCGCGCAAAACGGTCGAACAGGAACTGGGCCAATCTTTGCGGGAGGTTTTTGTCTCCTTTGAGAGAGAGCCGGTTGCTGCCGCGTCCATCGCACAGGTCCATTTTGCTGAAATTGAAGAGACGGCCATTGTCGTGGATGACAAAGGCGAAGAGCGTGAAGAGCCTTTCCGCCGCAAAGTGGCTGTTAAAATTTTGCGCCCTGGTATTGAAAAAGCGTTTGAGCGGGATATTCAGCTTTTTTACTGGATTGCTGATCTGGTGGAACGTTTCCAGCCCGACTTGCGCCGTCTGCGCCCCCGCAAGATTGTGGAAATTCTGGAGCAGTCCGTGTCTTTGGAAATGGATTTGCGCCTTGAGGCCGCGGCAGCCTCTGAAATGGCGGAAAATTTCGAAGGGGATGAGTTCTTCTCCGTTCCGGCGATCGACTGGCAACGCACGGGCCAGCGGGTGATGACGCAAGGCCGGGTGGAAGGGATTAGTCTTTCCAACCGCGAAGCTTTGATTGAAGCGGACATTGATCTGGTGGATCTGTCGGCGACGGTTATTCGCGTCTTTTTGGATCAGGTGCTGCGGGACGGCTTTTTCCACGCGGACATGCATCACGGCAATCTGTTTGTGACACCCGAAGGCAAGTTGGTGGCCGTTGATTTCGGTATTATGGGCCGCATGGATGTGGAAACACGTCTCTTTATGGCTGAAATGCTCTATGCCTTTTTGACGGGTGATTATAAACGCGCTGCAGAAGTTCATTTTGAAGCGGGATATGTGCCGAAAAACAAATCACTGGATGCCTTCACACAAGCCTGCCGCTCCATTGGCGAGCCGATTTTGGGTAAACCCGTGAACGAGATTTCCATCGGCCGTCTGCTTGTTCAGCTGTTCCAGATCACTGAAACCTTTGAAATGGAAACACAGCCGCAACTTCTTCTGTTGCAGAAAACAATGGTGACCGCCGAAGGGGTGGCCCATAGCATGAACCCGAATGTGAATTTCTGGGAAGTGTCTTATCCAACGGTTGAAAGCTGGATGCGGGAAAATATGGGACCAGAGGCAAAGGTCGCACAGATTGTGAATGATGGGCTGAATTTTGCCAAAAAATTACCGGCGCTGGTGAGCCAGGCGGATCGTCTGTTGCAGCGCCTTGAAGAAGAAGCCGCGTCCCAATCTGAAAATCCCCGCAGAAGACAAAGCGAAGGCGGATCAGCGCTGGCACCGCTTTACTTTATTGCGGGCATCGCGGTGGGGATTTCGGCAACTCTTCTCTATCTGGTTTCCTAA